From Lolium perenne isolate Kyuss_39 chromosome 5, Kyuss_2.0, whole genome shotgun sequence, a single genomic window includes:
- the LOC139831689 gene encoding BTB/POZ and MATH domain-containing protein 3-like: MLYSLSRPPARPRLTRSVGPFFFFLLFRCPFHARNSSPPQLTRAPAAVPAVFRAELFAAIKEGRSTNDPVRIDAMEPQVFKALLCFVYTDSLTEMKQEEEATMCQHLLVAADTYDMERLKLICEHKLCKHIDVGTVANILAIAEAHRCHVLRSACFAFLGRKANLTAVMDSDGFEHLNASCPSLVKELLAMHSMT; encoded by the coding sequence ATGCTCTACAGCCTCTCacgcccgcccgcccgcccgcgATTGACTCGGTCGGTCGGtcctttcttcttctttcttttgttTCGCTGTCCATTTCACGCGCGCAACTCAAGTCCGCCTCAACTCACGCGCGCGCCTGCTGCTGTTCCTGCGGTCTTCAGGGCCGAGCTCTTTGCAGCCATCAAGGAGGGCCGCAGCACCAATGATCCGGTCCGCATAGATGCCATGGAGCCGCAGGTGTTCAAGGCCTTGCTCTGTTTCGTGTACACTGACTCGTTGACGGAGATGAAGCAAGAAGAGGAAGCTACAATGTGCCAGCATCTGCTTGTCGCCGCGGACACATATGACATGGAGAGGCTCAAGCTCATCTGTGAGCACAAGCTGTGCAAGCACATCGATGTCGGCACCGTGGCCAACATCCTGGCGATAGCTGAAGCTCACCGCTGCCATGTGCTAAGGAGTGCGTGCTTCGCCTTTCTTGGCCGTAAGGCGAACCTGACGGCGGTCATGGACAGCGACGGCTTCGAGCATCTCAACGCAAGCTGCCCCTCTCTTGTCAAGGAGCTGCTCGCCATGCACTCGATGACTTAG
- the LOC127301236 gene encoding uncharacterized protein, producing MRPSSGALGQDEAVVLQFVTHLQGPAELSFPRLATGRRRPAGAGATLPQSSTTANRKGGGEMKKERVAPLSWPPRHDELRHGRPFFPFGVLLVDNVPGLIFDYLDDDSYIPTRMQISWQF from the exons ATGCGGCCGTCCAGCGGCGCCCTCGGTCAGGATGAAGCCGTCGTGCTGCAGTTCGTCACCCATCTCCAAGGTCCAGCCGAGCTGTCGTTTCCGCGCCTTGCCACGGGACGTCGACGTCCAG CAGGAGCGGGAGCGACACTGCCTCAGTCCAGTACGACCGCCAACAGGAAAGGGGGAGGGGAGATGAAGAAGGAGAGGGTGGCACCGCTATCATGGCCGCCAAGGCATGATGAGCTCCGGCATGGAAGGCCATTTTTTCCCTTTGGCGTGCTGTTG GTGGACAATGTTCCTGGCCTCATCTTTGACTACCTCGACGACGACAGTTACATTCCGACTCGGATGCAAATCTCTT GGCAGTTTTAA